A stretch of Geotrypetes seraphini chromosome 2, aGeoSer1.1, whole genome shotgun sequence DNA encodes these proteins:
- the LOC117354880 gene encoding noggin-like: MGAAPPSTAGDLSLPEESLTKVPLQKKMGDASVLDSDIHIIRKKPSSNLRPYSLSLLKEDYHYSPKPKHLRATRLLRILGPSFDPFWMSLEKPQNLSTNFEDLASLSQDLSDGATRYHKKLLHEAQDLNLRSLLSQGESGNITEAIGAYLHQWLVDIATCKLTSSWVHLGPIFWPRWVRHTDCNTSYSSCSWPPGMVCRQAQVTQLKILAWHCWTSQDTLGTSKSIHQCTWRQVPYPVVVACKCSCR; this comes from the coding sequence ATGGGGGCTGCACCTCCCTCCACTGCAGGAGATCTGTCTCTGCCAGAGGAGTCCCTAACCAAAGTGCCACTCCAAAAGAAGATGGGGGATGCTTCTGTGCTAGACTCTGATATCCATATTATAAGGAAGAAGCCATCATCCAACCTGAGACCCTACAGCCTGTCCCTCTTAAAAGAGGATTATCATTATTCTCCAAAACCCAAGCATCTGCGTGCTACCCGGCTACTGAGGATCTTGGGACCCTCATTCGACCCCTTTTGGATGTCTTTGGAAAAACCACAGAACCTCAGTACCAATTTTGAAGATCTGGCATCCCTGAGCCAGGACTTGTCAGATGGAGCAACACGGTACCACAAAAAGCTTCTGCATGAAGCCCAGGATCTGAACCTCCGCTCCCTTCTGTCCCAAGGAGAATCTGGCAACATAACAGAGGCCATCGGTGCCTACCTGCACCAGTGGCTGGTGGACATTGCCACCTGCAAACTTACCTCTTCCTGGGTGCACCTGGGACCTATCTTCTGGCCACGCTGGGTCCGCCACACTGACTGCAACACTTCCTACTCCAGCTGCTCGTGGCCACCTGGCATGGTGTGCCGCCAAGCACAGGTCACTCAACTTAAGATTTTAGCCTGGCACTGCTGGACAAGCCAAGATACTTTGGGCACCAGCAAATCGATACACCAGTGCACCTGGCGACAAGTCCCCTATCCTGTGGTGGTTGCATGCAAGTGTTCTTGCCGTTGA